The window ACGGACTGCGGCGGCACGCCTCCAATTTTACCGTCTGGCATACGGTCAGGCGGCGGGACTCGGCGCCGAGTTGACGATCGACGAGGTTCTCGCCGTGGCGGAGGGCGTGGTCGAATCCAATCGCGTCCGCCTCGAGCGGAGAAGCGGCCCTTCGGATCGTCTCGATCGGCCTGTCGTCAAATTGCTTCTCAATCTTCTCGTCCTTGGCGGCGAGGCACTACCCCGGGGTGGCCGCTTGGGCGCGAGCCTATTGCAAGGCGCTACCGGCAGGCGTCTTGAGGTTTTGGCGGAAGGGGAGCAAGCAGCCTTATCACCCGAGAGTAGCACCGCACTTCAAGATCGTATTGACGTCGCGAGCCTGACGGCACGTACCGTACAGGCGTACTTTACTGGGCGGGTTGCCGAAGCGCTGCCCGTTTCCCTTGAAACAGTCGAGTCGTTTGGCATTGTTCGCTTTACCGCCGCGCTGCCTGCAATGGCCCGGTAGAACAACCTAAGCCATTTAATTCAGGACTTTTTAACCCCTATTTGCGAGCCTTTGCCCGAACCGGCGGAACTTGTGACCCCGGGGGCCGGTCCAAACCGGACGACTGCGGCGACGGATCGGGCAGGCACCATGGATGACGTGCTCAGGGAATTTCTGACGGAAACGGCGGAGAGTCTCGATGTTCTCGACGGTGAGCTGGTCAAACTCGAACAAGGCCCCAACGATCCCGAACTGATCGGCAACATTTTTCGTCTCTTGCATACGATCAAGGGGACATGCGGATTCCTCGGACTTCCCCGATTGGAATCCGTTGCGCATGCTGGCGAAAATATCCTCGGCAAACTCCGCGATGGTGAGCTTGACGTCACTCCTGGCGCCATCGGCCTCGTGCTCGAAGCACTCGACTGCATCAAGTCGATCCTTTCGGCGCTGGAAGCCACGGAAGTCGAGCCACCGGGCGAGGATTCGGACCTCATCGCCCGTCTTGAGGCATTGACCGAAGGAGCGTCGACGCCACCGGAGAATGCTGAGGTGACGGCTGAAGCATTCATGGCTCCCTTGAGCGTGGCCTCGGCCGTGGGCGAGGTCGACGCCCAGCCGGCCGGGAGCGACGGAGCCGGGTATAGCGCGCAACCCGAATCTTCGCTTGGATCGCATTCGATCCGGGTGAATCTGGGCCTCCTCGAAAACCTGATGGCCACGGTCAGTGAGCTCGTGCTCTTGCGGAATCAACTTCAGCAGGTCCTGCGCCTCCGCGAGGAATCCGATTTCGCGGCTGCCCTGCATCGACTCGACCACATCACATCGGCGCTTCAGGACGGCGTGATGCGCACGCGCATGCAGCCGATCGCAAATGCGTGGTCGAAGCTGCCTCGCCTCGTTCGCGAACTTTCGCGCGAGCTCGGCAAGAAGATCGAGCTCAAGATGGTGGGTGGCGAGACCGAACTCGACCGTCAAATTCTTGAAATTGTCAAAGATCCGCTCACCCACATGGTACGCAATGCAGCTGACCACGGCCTCGAATCCCTCGAAGAACGCGTGAAGGTCGGAAAGCCCGAATTCGGCACGATCAAGCTTGCGGCACACCAGGAAGGCGGTCACATCGCGATCATCGTGTCCGACGACGGCCGCGGTCTTTCGATAGAACGAATAAAAGAGAAAGCCGCCACCAACCGCCTGCACTCGAACGCGGAACTATCGAATATGTCCGATCAGCAGGTCATGCAGCTCATTTTCAATGCGGGGCTCTCGACCGCAGAAAAGATCACAAGCATCTCCGGTCGCGGTGTCGGAATGGATGTCGTGAAGTCAAATATCGAGAAAATCGGCGGCAGCATCGATATCAATTCGACGCTTGGAAAAGGCGCTACCTTCACAGTGAAAATTCCCCTGACCATGGCGATCATTTCCGCCTTGATCGTCGAGGTGCGTGGCGAACGTTTTGCAATTCCCCAAATCGGTGTTTCCGAATTGGTGCATGCATCGCCGAAGTCCGAGCACAAGGTCGAGTTCATCAATGGGGTCCCGCTTCTTCGTCTGCGCAATCGGCTCCTGCCGCTCGTTTCATTGGCGGATCTATTGAAACTTGAGGGCGGGCGAGGGTCGGCGGGCGAGATTTTAGAGGACTCCCTCATCGTCGTGGCGCAAGTTGGGATAGCAAGTCTCGGCATCATCGTTGACAGGGTCTACGACACCGAGGAGATCGTGGTGAAACCCCTCGCGCGGATTTTGCGCGACATCCGCGTTTTTTCGGGGAACACGATCCTTGGCGATGGCCACATCGTCATGATCCTCGATCTCAACGGTATTGCGAATGCCGCGAGCGATTTCGCCGCGGTAGGCGAGGATTTCCGCGAGATCGATCGCCCAGGTCGCGAGCGCGATGCTCGCACACAATTGCTCGTCTTCAAGGCAGGCGGCAATGCGCACAAGGCCGTGCCGCTTTCACTCGTCCGCCGTCTCGAGGAAATTGACGCGAAGACGATCGAATATTCGGAGAGCGGTTCCTTCGTCCAATATCGCGGCCAGCTCATGCCGTTGGTGCCCATAGAGCGCAATCAGTCGCCCAAAAAAGAAGGCCGCTGCCCCGTGATTGTGATCGCGGCGGAGCAACGCGTAATGGGGCTCTTGGTCGATGAGATCGTCGATGTCGTGGATGACCGCCTCAAAATCGAACTTGCGTCGGCTCGACCTGGCTTGATTGGAACCGCAATAATCGAGGGCCGCGTTAGCGACGTGATCGACACAGGTTATTATCTGGAAAAAGCGCATCCAGGTTGGTTCGCCAGTGGACGACAAGGCAATTCGTCTCTCGAATCGCGTGCGCGCATTCTCTTGATCGACGACAGCCCATTTTTCCGCAACCTGCTGATGCCACTCCTGAACGCGGCTGGCTACGATGTCACACCCGTGGAGAACGCCGACCGCGCATTCAATCTGCACGACTCCGGCCATGACTTTGACATTATCGTCAGCGACGTCGAATTGCCCGGCATGAGCGGATACGAACTTGCCGAAGCGATTCGGAAATCGTCCCGCTGGCGGAATGTCCCACTCGTCGCTCTGTCGCGCCATCGCTCATCTTCCGAGCGTAATCGAAGTCAAACGGTCGGTTTCCTGGAATTCGCCGCCAAGATGGATGGAGAAGCACTCCTACAAAAAATTTCCGAAGTACTCGAAGAGCACCGGGGTGCGGCATGAGCGGGACAAAATTGACGCCGACCAAGAGTGTTGATTTGACGCAAGTGGGCAAGCAGCCAACCGACTGCGGGGCTGTTGTCGGTATCTTCGTCGCTGACCAACTATTCGGCGTTCCAATTCTGGCTGTGCGGGACGTTCTTGGCCCCCAGCGTATTACACGCATTCCGCTAGCCCCCCCCGAAGTGGCCGGAGTTCTCAACCTGCGCGGCCGTATCGTCACAGCCATAGATATGCGCCGACGCCTTGGCTTGCAGGCACGGTGGCTTGAGGATTCTTGCATGAGCGTGGTCGTGGAAAATGGGGACGAGCTCTATAGCCTGATCGTCGATTCCGTTGCCGATGTCCTCAATCTTCCGGCCGAGGGCTATGAGCGCAATCCCTTCACGCTCGATCCTCACTGGCGCGAGATTTCGGCCGGTGTTTGCCAGCTCGAAGGGCGGCTGATGGTCGTGCTCGATGTCGACGACCTAATTCACTTTCAACATATGGCCACCGCGTAGGTGAGATGAGGCAGGCTTATGCATCGAACGGTGCAAAGGCGAGCATGGAGTGACCGATGAAGACGTGCCTTATTGTCGATGACTCAAGGGTCGTCCGGCTCGTCGTGCGCCGCATTCTCGAAGGCCTCAACTTTGAAATCCGCGAAGCGGCGGACGGGCGGACGGCGTTGGAAGCGTGCCTTCAGGAAATGCCGGACGTAATACTGCTCGATTGGAATATGCCGGTCATGAGCGGTATCGAGTTCTTGAAGACCCTGAGGGAAGCCGCCGGCGGACGCCATCCGGTCGTCGTCTTCTGCACGACGGAGAACGATCTTGTGCATATTCGAGAGGCGCTTGCGGCAGGCGCCGACGAATACATTATGAAACCATTCGACAGCGAGATAATCCAAGCCAAATTCGAGCAAGTGGGGTTGATTTGATGGTCCCGCCCGGCACCGAGCCCGCGTCGTCCGTGACCGAGTCCGGGCGCCAGCCCTACCGAGTCATGTTGGTCGACGACTCCGCAGTCGTGCGCGGAATGTTCGCGCGCGCGCTCGAGGGGGACTGGGAAATCGAAGTTGTCGCCTCGGTAAGCAATGGACAACACGCAGTCGCCGTCGCGGCCCGGCAAAAAATCGATGTCGTCGTACTGGATGTCGAGATGCCGGTCATGGACGGCCTAACCGCACTTCCAAAATTGCTCGCGAGCGATCCCTCGCTCAAGGTCATCATCGCCTCTACCCTAACAAAGCGAAATGCGGAACTTACCTTGCGCGCGCTCGCTGCGGGTGCGACGGAGTGCCTCGCCAAGCCGACTTCGATGTGCGATCCAGCGGCGGGTGCTGATTTTCGTCGCGAGTTACTGGCCAAGGTCAAAGCTCTCGCCGCTGTGAGTCGCCTCGCTTCCAACCCGATTGTAACACGAAGGGCATTTGCGTGTGGCGGCACAGCATTTGGATCACCGTCGCCGATTCCGACGGTATCGCGATTTCCGCCATGCGATCCCATTTCGCTGCGGCAATCGGGTTCGGTGCGCCCAGAATTGCTGGCGATCGCGAGTTCGACCGGCGGGCCGCACGCGCTTATCTCGCTCCTCGGCGGTCTCGATGCGTCGGTCACTTGTCCGATCCTCGTGACCCAGCACATGCCACCAACTTTTACGACCATACTCGCCGAACACATCGCACGGCAATGCGGCCGACCGTGTCGCGAGGCCGTGGATGGAGAGCCGATTGCGACCGATCGTATCTACATCGCGCCCGGAAACTATCATTTGACGGTTGAGGAGATAAACCATCAGCACTGCCTCAGGCTCGATGACGGGCCGGCAGAAAATTTTTGCCGGCCCGCCGCGGACCCAATGTTTCGGAGCATCGCGCGGGTGTATGGCGCACGGGCGCTCATTCTCGTGCTCACGGGCATGGGCCGTGACGGGTTGCGCGGTGCGCGCCAAGTCGTTGAAGCAGGCGGCACGGTCATTGCGCAGGACGAGGCCACAAGCGTTATCTGGGGCATGCCGGGTGCTGTCGCGCATGCGGGTCTCTGCTCGGCAGTGTTGCCGCTTGACCACATGGCGTTCAGCGTTCGAAAGATCTTGCTTGGGGAAGTGCTGTGAGGTCGGACGATTTTAATTTTCTGAGCCGTCTCCTCAAGGAATGCTCCGGCCTCACGCTCGGCGAAGACAAGGGTTATCTCCTTGAGAATCGCCTGGTTCCGATCGCCCGGCAACGCGCGTTCAAAAATCTCGACGAGTTGATTGCCGCCGTGCGCGCCAACCGCTTCGGCGACGCTGCGCGCGACGTCGTCGATGCGATGACCACCAACGAATCGTTCTTTTTTCGCGACAAGCGACCGTTCGATCAGTTCGCCACGATTGTGCTCCCGCATATTCTGAATACGCGAACGGCCAGCCGCTACCTTCGTATTTGGAGTGCCGCGTGCTCAAATGGTCAGGAGCCCTATACCATTGCAATGATCCTGCGCGAAAATGCAACATGGCTGAGCGGCTGGCGCTGTGAGATCCTTGCAACCGACCTCAGTCGACAAGTTCTCGCAAAGGCGAGAGCGGGGATCTATTCCCAGTTCGAGGTGCAACGTGGCTTGCCAATATCGCTTCTCCTTAAGTATTTCCGGCAAGACGGAGAAAGATGGCATATCGACTCGGCACTGCGCGCGATGGTGCAGTTTCGCGAGTTCAATCTG is drawn from Alphaproteobacteria bacterium and contains these coding sequences:
- a CDS encoding hybrid sensor histidine kinase/response regulator, whose product is MDDVLREFLTETAESLDVLDGELVKLEQGPNDPELIGNIFRLLHTIKGTCGFLGLPRLESVAHAGENILGKLRDGELDVTPGAIGLVLEALDCIKSILSALEATEVEPPGEDSDLIARLEALTEGASTPPENAEVTAEAFMAPLSVASAVGEVDAQPAGSDGAGYSAQPESSLGSHSIRVNLGLLENLMATVSELVLLRNQLQQVLRLREESDFAAALHRLDHITSALQDGVMRTRMQPIANAWSKLPRLVRELSRELGKKIELKMVGGETELDRQILEIVKDPLTHMVRNAADHGLESLEERVKVGKPEFGTIKLAAHQEGGHIAIIVSDDGRGLSIERIKEKAATNRLHSNAELSNMSDQQVMQLIFNAGLSTAEKITSISGRGVGMDVVKSNIEKIGGSIDINSTLGKGATFTVKIPLTMAIISALIVEVRGERFAIPQIGVSELVHASPKSEHKVEFINGVPLLRLRNRLLPLVSLADLLKLEGGRGSAGEILEDSLIVVAQVGIASLGIIVDRVYDTEEIVVKPLARILRDIRVFSGNTILGDGHIVMILDLNGIANAASDFAAVGEDFREIDRPGRERDARTQLLVFKAGGNAHKAVPLSLVRRLEEIDAKTIEYSESGSFVQYRGQLMPLVPIERNQSPKKEGRCPVIVIAAEQRVMGLLVDEIVDVVDDRLKIELASARPGLIGTAIIEGRVSDVIDTGYYLEKAHPGWFASGRQGNSSLESRARILLIDDSPFFRNLLMPLLNAAGYDVTPVENADRAFNLHDSGHDFDIIVSDVELPGMSGYELAEAIRKSSRWRNVPLVALSRHRSSSERNRSQTVGFLEFAAKMDGEALLQKISEVLEEHRGAA
- a CDS encoding chemotaxis response regulator protein-glutamate methylesterase; translation: MVPPGTEPASSVTESGRQPYRVMLVDDSAVVRGMFARALEGDWEIEVVASVSNGQHAVAVAARQKIDVVVLDVEMPVMDGLTALPKLLASDPSLKVIIASTLTKRNAELTLRALAAGATECLAKPTSMCDPAAGADFRRELLAKVKALAAVSRLASNPIVTRRAFACGGTAFGSPSPIPTVSRFPPCDPISLRQSGSVRPELLAIASSTGGPHALISLLGGLDASVTCPILVTQHMPPTFTTILAEHIARQCGRPCREAVDGEPIATDRIYIAPGNYHLTVEEINHQHCLRLDDGPAENFCRPAADPMFRSIARVYGARALILVLTGMGRDGLRGARQVVEAGGTVIAQDEATSVIWGMPGAVAHAGLCSAVLPLDHMAFSVRKILLGEVL
- a CDS encoding histidine phosphotransferase family protein, producing RTAAARLQFYRLAYGQAAGLGAELTIDEVLAVAEGVVESNRVRLERRSGPSDRLDRPVVKLLLNLLVLGGEALPRGGRLGASLLQGATGRRLEVLAEGEQAALSPESSTALQDRIDVASLTARTVQAYFTGRVAEALPVSLETVESFGIVRFTAALPAMAR
- a CDS encoding response regulator, producing MKTCLIVDDSRVVRLVVRRILEGLNFEIREAADGRTALEACLQEMPDVILLDWNMPVMSGIEFLKTLREAAGGRHPVVVFCTTENDLVHIREALAAGADEYIMKPFDSEIIQAKFEQVGLI
- a CDS encoding CheR family methyltransferase, with product MRSDDFNFLSRLLKECSGLTLGEDKGYLLENRLVPIARQRAFKNLDELIAAVRANRFGDAARDVVDAMTTNESFFFRDKRPFDQFATIVLPHILNTRTASRYLRIWSAACSNGQEPYTIAMILRENATWLSGWRCEILATDLSRQVLAKARAGIYSQFEVQRGLPISLLLKYFRQDGERWHIDSALRAMVQFREFNLLDDPCALGTFDVVFCRNVLIYFDQATKSDVLQRIRRVMTDDGFLYLGGAETVLGITDRFHPISGERGIYGAAPYLPIDTSPLRAAAV
- a CDS encoding chemotaxis protein CheW encodes the protein MGKQPTDCGAVVGIFVADQLFGVPILAVRDVLGPQRITRIPLAPPEVAGVLNLRGRIVTAIDMRRRLGLQARWLEDSCMSVVVENGDELYSLIVDSVADVLNLPAEGYERNPFTLDPHWREISAGVCQLEGRLMVVLDVDDLIHFQHMATA